Proteins encoded by one window of Erwinia pyrifoliae DSM 12163:
- a CDS encoding cold-shock protein — protein MAMNGTITTWFKDKGFGFIKDENGDNRYFHVIKVANPELIKKDAAVTFEPTTNTKGLSAYAVKVAPESKYIYIAGERLKLTSIKSYLVYSEEVPADTRIDKENTVLSVGVLMSSIRPKSAAEPGETRSLKKLAITTFQGTTLIFSEEEIDVDSTVKLLKV, from the coding sequence ATGGCGATGAACGGAACGATCACAACTTGGTTTAAAGATAAAGGTTTTGGATTTATCAAAGATGAAAACGGTGATAACCGTTATTTTCATGTGATTAAAGTCGCCAACCCTGAGCTGATTAAAAAAGATGCGGCGGTGACTTTCGAACCCACCACTAACACCAAGGGTTTGTCAGCTTATGCTGTGAAAGTCGCACCGGAAAGCAAATACATCTATATCGCGGGCGAGCGCCTTAAACTTACGTCGATCAAGTCTTACCTGGTTTACAGCGAAGAAGTGCCTGCCGATACCCGCATTGATAAAGAAAATACGGTGCTGTCTGTGGGGGTACTGATGAGCAGTATCAGGCCCAAATCAGCGGCAGAGCCTGGCGAAACACGCTCGCTGAAAAAACTGGCGATCACCACCTTCCAGGGGACGACCTTAATCTTTTCGGAAGAAGAGATAGACGTGGATAGCACGGTGAAACTGCTTAAGGTCTGA
- the denD gene encoding D-erythronate dehydrogenase, which produces MHIVITGAAGLLGKKLVQALLAKGSLTHQQGQLQAIKRITAVDIVALKGVSDPRLKVVCSDISQTSELERLIGDRTDSVFHLAAVVSGQAEQDFDLGMKINVDAARHIMDRLRQLPQRIRLVTTSSVAVFGGRLPHKVADDQVWMPQSSYGTQKAINDLLLADYSRRGFIDGRSLRMPTIVVRPGKPNAAASSFASSIIREPLNGEAANCPVSLQTRLWLMSPARAVQALIHGHELGGKQLDQGRVINLCGLSVTVAEMLASLQRLCGDKVASRVSFQQEQAIGDIVNSWPGDFHADYARKLGFQANASFDEMISEYLTESA; this is translated from the coding sequence ATGCATATCGTCATCACCGGCGCTGCCGGGTTACTGGGTAAAAAACTGGTGCAGGCACTGCTGGCAAAGGGTTCATTAACTCATCAGCAGGGGCAATTACAGGCGATTAAGCGCATCACCGCCGTTGATATCGTCGCGCTCAAGGGGGTCAGCGATCCGCGACTGAAGGTTGTCTGTAGTGATATCAGCCAAACGTCTGAACTGGAGAGGCTGATTGGCGATCGCACAGACAGCGTATTTCACCTGGCGGCGGTGGTCTCCGGCCAGGCGGAGCAGGACTTCGACCTGGGCATGAAAATCAACGTGGATGCCGCCCGCCATATTATGGATCGCCTGCGCCAGCTGCCGCAGCGCATCAGGCTGGTTACTACCAGTTCGGTGGCGGTATTTGGTGGCAGGCTACCGCACAAAGTGGCGGACGACCAGGTGTGGATGCCGCAGAGTTCCTACGGCACGCAGAAAGCGATAAATGACCTGCTGCTGGCGGATTACAGCCGCAGAGGCTTTATTGACGGACGCAGCCTGCGTATGCCAACGATTGTGGTGCGGCCGGGCAAACCCAATGCTGCCGCATCCAGTTTCGCCAGTAGCATTATCCGCGAACCGCTCAACGGTGAAGCGGCCAACTGTCCGGTAAGCCTGCAGACGCGCCTGTGGCTGATGTCACCGGCCAGAGCGGTACAGGCATTAATCCACGGCCACGAACTGGGCGGCAAACAGCTTGACCAGGGGCGAGTGATTAACCTGTGCGGTCTGTCGGTGACGGTAGCAGAGATGCTGGCATCGCTACAGCGCCTGTGCGGTGATAAAGTCGCATCACGCGTCAGCTTTCAACAAGAGCAGGCAATCGGGGATATCGTCAACTCCTGGCCCGGCGATTTTCATGCTGATTATGCTCGCAAACTGGGTTTCCAGGCTAACGCCTCATTTGATGAAATGATAAGCGAATATCTGACGGAATCTGCCTGA
- a CDS encoding AAA family ATPase, whose translation MDTSDSRFLNYDRKKLENFITSNAEKIKKIESVLDINEVARLTKAANPTQKNLITFRAPCIEYSLLKKAHERLNKLLKQSVTNKVIENLKNNQVVQSWVYNGLSLNQANDSCHFCGNKIPQDRIDELNAHFNDEYKKFSGILDKAKVWLVSQFILTVNIGEIDIYDEHKDVLKYRSSLLNEEAEKINDYIRGWGHLLDEKIKNPFNVELLAVDMPELLFINYDRYATEINNIIELHNRKCSNFQKETTKVKSTLELHYASSEVKVFDYFGEILTRDIEIKNIQQCKIELKELEAEIKGLEGSLSNETIAADIFNKYLHGFLARSELSLEFNKVKNGYEILRDNQVGHVPNLSEGEKTAIALIYFITKLTEGGNKIVDSIIVFDDPVSSFDSNHLFHSYSFIKTNCKDAKQLFLLTHNFTFFKLARDWFNTNNRNRGDKTKSAFFYTIEPGTVTPRSSTICNADPGLIDYNSEYHYVFETLYRHKEYPRLTWEQAFXEPVI comes from the coding sequence ATAGATACTAGTGACTCAAGATTTTTAAATTACGACAGAAAAAAACTCGAAAATTTCATCACCTCAAATGCTGAAAAAATAAAAAAAATCGAATCAGTTCTAGATATAAATGAAGTGGCGAGATTAACTAAAGCAGCAAACCCAACGCAAAAGAATTTAATCACCTTTAGAGCACCGTGCATAGAATATTCATTATTAAAAAAAGCACATGAAAGGTTGAATAAATTGCTCAAACAGTCAGTCACTAATAAAGTCATTGAAAATTTAAAAAACAATCAAGTAGTTCAATCTTGGGTTTATAATGGATTAAGCCTGAATCAAGCTAATGATAGTTGTCATTTTTGCGGAAATAAAATACCTCAGGACAGGATTGACGAACTTAATGCGCACTTTAATGATGAATACAAAAAATTCTCAGGAATACTTGATAAAGCTAAAGTATGGTTAGTAAGTCAATTCATCTTAACTGTTAACATTGGTGAGATTGATATTTATGATGAGCATAAGGATGTATTAAAATATAGATCGTCCCTTTTAAATGAAGAAGCCGAAAAAATCAATGATTACATCAGAGGATGGGGTCACTTACTAGACGAAAAAATAAAGAACCCTTTCAATGTTGAACTGCTCGCAGTAGATATGCCAGAGCTTTTATTCATTAATTACGATCGGTATGCGACAGAAATCAACAATATAATTGAATTACACAATAGAAAATGTAGCAACTTTCAAAAAGAAACAACTAAGGTAAAATCTACGCTTGAATTACATTATGCATCTTCGGAGGTGAAGGTATTTGATTATTTTGGAGAGATATTAACCCGGGATATAGAAATAAAAAATATCCAGCAATGCAAAATTGAGTTAAAGGAATTAGAAGCAGAAATAAAAGGTCTTGAAGGATCCTTATCGAATGAAACCATAGCAGCAGATATATTTAATAAATATCTACACGGTTTTCTTGCCCGTTCGGAGCTTTCGCTCGAATTTAATAAAGTGAAAAATGGGTACGAAATACTTAGGGATAACCAAGTTGGGCATGTTCCAAATCTTAGTGAGGGTGAAAAAACGGCTATAGCGCTAATTTATTTCATAACAAAATTAACGGAGGGCGGCAATAAAATAGTTGATAGCATTATTGTTTTTGATGATCCCGTTTCTAGCTTTGATTCCAATCATCTGTTTCATTCGTACTCATTTATTAAAACGAACTGTAAAGATGCGAAGCAACTTTTCCTGTTAACTCATAACTTCACTTTTTTCAAATTGGCCCGGGATTGGTTTAATACCAATAATAGGAACAGAGGTGATAAAACTAAAAGCGCATTTTTCTATACAATTGAACCTGGAACAGTGACACCTCGTTCATCTACGATATGTAATGCTGACCCTGGCTTGATTGATTACAATTCAGAGTATCATTATGTTTTCGAAACTTTGTACAGGCATAAAGAATATCCACGCTTAACTTGGGAGCAAGCATTTTTNGAGCCTGTAATTTAA
- a CDS encoding DUF2058 domain-containing protein — MTKLTLQEQMLKAGLVTSKKMAKVQRTAKKSRVQARQAREAVEENKKAQLERDQQLNEQQKQAALSKEYKAQVKQLIEMNRVVIAKGNIDFNFTDNNLIKKIAVDKTTQTQLVSGRLAIARLAAGAGGESEYAIIPAIVADKIAQRDAKSIVLNSALSQEEQDEEDPYADFKIPDDLMW; from the coding sequence ATGACGAAACTGACCTTACAAGAGCAGATGCTCAAAGCTGGATTAGTGACCAGCAAAAAAATGGCTAAAGTCCAGCGGACGGCTAAAAAATCACGCGTCCAGGCTCGTCAGGCAAGAGAGGCCGTGGAAGAAAATAAGAAAGCACAGCTTGAGCGCGATCAACAGCTTAACGAACAACAAAAACAGGCTGCCTTATCTAAAGAATATAAAGCTCAGGTGAAGCAGCTGATTGAAATGAACAGAGTCGTTATTGCAAAAGGAAATATTGATTTTAATTTCACAGATAATAACCTGATTAAAAAAATAGCGGTTGATAAGACGACGCAAACTCAGCTGGTAAGTGGTCGTCTTGCCATTGCTCGCCTGGCTGCGGGGGCGGGTGGAGAGAGCGAATACGCTATTATCCCTGCGATCGTAGCCGATAAAATTGCGCAGCGAGATGCGAAAAGTATTGTATTAAACAGCGCGCTGAGTCAGGAAGAGCAGGATGAAGAAGATCCGTATGCTGATTTTAAAATTCCTGATGATTTGATGTGGTAA
- a CDS encoding DUF2326 domain-containing protein, with amino-acid sequence MAEIRLPENRSKDTHNLGKTTLGRLLDFGFLAKRDPKFFLFKHSDLFHEFIFFLEIKLEDASFVTIRRSVKEATKISFKRHQASHQDLSGLALTEWDHVNMPFERARELLDGVLDWRAIKPWAYRKGLGYLLRSQDDFRDVFHLRKFAAAHSDWKPFLAHVLGFDAQLIVEHYEKEEQLYKKQAIAQTIKNELGGSIEDISKIEGILLLKQKEADKKQTLLDAFDFRTQDKDSTKQLVDDIDVKIASLNAERYSHNQNKKKIISSLEEDQILFNPDEAQRIFEEAGVLFEGQIKKDFQQLIDFSRAITVERRGYLQEEREEVEAELKRINEELNSLGKKRSEMLSFLSETDIFGKYKQVSNEMVILRADITSLERQRGFLHRLQELRKEIRALTEERGNLQAQIEANVEKQNSDQDSLFSAIRLFFSEIVEEVIDRKALLSVSPNQLGHLEFKAEILDESGNATSADLGHTYRKLLCIAFDLAVLRAHLDEKYPRFVYHDGVFESLDDRKKENLLAIIRRYAELGLQPIITLIDSD; translated from the coding sequence ATGGCTGAAATCCGCTTGCCGGAGAACAGAAGTAAGGACACCCATAATCTCGGCAAGACTACCCTCGGGCGCTTGCTCGACTTTGGTTTCTTAGCCAAACGTGACCCTAAGTTCTTTCTTTTCAAGCACTCCGATTTGTTCCACGAATTTATATTCTTCCTTGAGATTAAGTTGGAAGATGCTTCGTTCGTAACGATTCGGCGTAGTGTTAAAGAAGCCACTAAAATTAGCTTTAAGCGCCATCAAGCAAGCCATCAGGACTTGTCTGGATTAGCACTGACAGAATGGGATCATGTGAACATGCCCTTCGAGCGTGCACGTGAGCTGTTGGATGGAGTATTGGATTGGCGAGCAATCAAACCTTGGGCGTACCGCAAAGGTTTAGGATATTTACTACGCTCGCAGGACGATTTCCGAGATGTATTTCATCTACGCAAATTCGCGGCCGCACATTCAGATTGGAAGCCTTTCTTGGCTCACGTCCTTGGTTTTGACGCTCAACTCATCGTTGAGCACTATGAAAAAGAAGAGCAACTCTATAAGAAACAAGCCATTGCGCAGACTATCAAGAATGAATTGGGTGGCTCTATTGAGGATATCAGCAAGATCGAGGGCATTCTGTTACTTAAGCAGAAAGAGGCTGATAAAAAACAGACATTGCTCGATGCTTTTGATTTCCGTACTCAGGATAAGGATAGTACTAAGCAGTTGGTCGATGACATCGACGTAAAAATTGCGTCTTTAAATGCTGAACGTTACTCACATAATCAGAACAAAAAGAAAATAATATCCTCGTTGGAAGAAGATCAGATTCTCTTTAATCCTGATGAGGCGCAGCGTATATTTGAGGAGGCTGGAGTTCTATTTGAAGGACAGATCAAAAAGGATTTCCAACAACTAATTGACTTCAGTCGGGCTATTACAGTTGAGCGTCGTGGCTATCTGCAGGAAGAGCGGGAAGAAGTCGAAGCTGAACTAAAACGCATAAATGAAGAATTGAATTCCCTAGGAAAAAAACGCTCGGAGATGCTTTCATTTCTAAGTGAAACTGACATCTTTGGTAAATACAAACAAGTCTCGAACGAGATGGTGATATTGCGTGCTGATATTACTTCATTAGAGCGTCAGCGAGGCTTCTTGCATCGTTTGCAGGAACTTCGAAAAGAAATTAGGGCTTTGACAGAAGAGCGTGGAAATCTACAGGCCCAGATTGAGGCTAATGTCGAGAAGCAAAACTCTGATCAGGACAGCTTATTTTCTGCAATAAGATTGTTCTTTAGCGAAATAGTTGAAGAGGTCATTGATCGCAAAGCTCTGCTGAGCGTATCTCCCAATCAACTAGGACATCTAGAGTTCAAGGCAGAAATACTTGATGAGTCAGGTAATGCGACTAGTGCCGATCTTGGGCATACATACCGCAAACTGCTTTGTATTGCCTTCGATTTGGCTGTACTGCGTGCTCACTTGGACGAAAAATATCCTCGTTTTGTTTATCATGATGGTGTGTTTGAGTCTTTGGATGATCGTAAGAAGGAAAACCTTTTGGCTATCATTCGTCGTTATGCGGAGTTGGGGCTACAGCCAATCATTACTCTTATAGATTCGGACTGA
- a CDS encoding IS3 family transposase (programmed frameshift), which translates to MKRRNFSPEFKRESAQLVVDQNYTVSDAAKAMDVGLSTMTKWVKQLRDERQGKTPKASPITPEQIEIRELKKKLQRIEMENEIFKKGYRALDVRLPERFSIIGKLRARYPVATLCHVFGVHRSSYKYWKNRPEKPDGRRAVLRSQVLELHGISHGSAGARSIATMATQRGYQMGRWLAGRLMKELGLVSRQQPTHRYKRGGHEHVAIPNHLERQFAVTEPNQVWCGDVTYIWTGKRWVYLAVVLDLFARKPVGWAMSFSPDSRLTMKALEMAWETRGKPAGVMFHSDQGSHYTSRQFRQLLWRYRIRQSMSRRGNCWDNSPMERFFRSLKNEWVPVTGYVSFSDATHAITDYIVGYYSALRPHEYNGGLPPNESENRYWKNSNAVASFC; encoded by the exons ATGAAAAGAAGAAATTTTAGTCCTGAATTCAAACGTGAATCCGCTCAGTTGGTTGTTGATCAAAACTACACCGTCTCTGATGCCGCTAAGGCTATGGATGTCGGTCTTTCCACGATGACAAAATGGGTCAAGCAACTGCGTGATGAGCGGCAGGGCAAAACACCAAAAGCCTCTCCGATAACACCGGAACAAATCGAAATACGTGAGCTGAAGAAAAAGCTACAACGTATTGAAATGGAAAACGAAATAT TTAAAAAAGGCTACCGCGCTCTTGATGTCAGACTCCCTGAACGGTTCTCGATAATCGGGAAACTCAGGGCGCGTTATCCTGTGGCCACTCTCTGCCATGTGTTTGGGGTTCATCGCAGCAGCTATAAATACTGGAAAAATCGTCCTGAAAAACCAGACGGCAGACGGGCTGTGTTACGAAGTCAGGTACTTGAGCTACATGGCATCAGCCACGGTTCGGCCGGAGCAAGAAGCATCGCCACAATGGCAACCCAGAGAGGCTATCAGATGGGGCGCTGGCTTGCTGGCCGGCTCATGAAAGAACTGGGGCTGGTCAGTCGCCAGCAGCCGACTCACCGGTATAAGCGTGGCGGTCATGAACACGTTGCTATCCCGAATCACCTTGAGCGACAGTTCGCCGTAACAGAGCCAAACCAGGTGTGGTGCGGTGATGTGACCTATATCTGGACAGGCAAACGCTGGGTATACCTCGCTGTTGTTCTCGACCTGTTTGCAAGAAAGCCAGTGGGCTGGGCAATGTCGTTCTCGCCGGACAGTAGACTCACCATGAAAGCACTGGAAATGGCATGGGAAACTCGCGGTAAGCCCGCAGGAGTGATGTTCCACAGCGATCAGGGCAGTCATTATACGAGCAGGCAGTTCCGGCAGTTACTGTGGCGCTACCGGATCAGGCAGAGTATGAGCCGGCGTGGAAACTGTTGGGATAATAGCCCAATGGAACGCTTCTTTCGGAGTCTGAAAAACGAATGGGTGCCAGTGACAGGTTACGTAAGCTTCAGCGATGCGACTCACGCCATAACGGACTACATCGTTGGATATTACAGCGCACTCAGGCCGCACGAATATAATGGTGGGTTGCCACCAAACGAATCAGAAAATCGATACTGGAAAAACTCTAACGCGGTGGCCAGTTTTTGTTGA
- a CDS encoding RluA family pseudouridine synthase produces the protein MSSIADTFIAPPCHNKIEILYQDDRLVLINKPAGLLSLSGKNPQNIDSVHYRLVQIFPGCTLVHRLDFGTSGLMVIARNKAINAALCQQFSQRTVTKVYSALLCGHLDDNEGVIDAAIAKDPALFPLMSICSIHGKPSRSRYRVVERFYHPLENRTLLPLTRVQLTPETGRTHQLRIHCQQLGHPILGCDLYGGRLLPGTERTPRLMLHASELHFVHPINGEWIKARHACPF, from the coding sequence ATGTCTTCTATTGCCGATACCTTCATTGCGCCGCCTTGCCACAACAAGATAGAGATTCTCTATCAGGACGATCGCCTGGTTCTGATCAATAAACCCGCCGGACTGCTCAGCCTCTCGGGGAAGAATCCGCAAAATATCGATTCGGTGCATTATCGGCTGGTACAGATATTCCCCGGCTGCACCCTCGTCCACCGCCTGGATTTCGGCACTTCCGGGCTGATGGTGATTGCCCGCAACAAGGCGATTAATGCCGCCCTTTGCCAGCAGTTCAGTCAGCGCACAGTGACCAAGGTCTACAGCGCACTGCTTTGCGGACATCTGGACGATAACGAAGGAGTGATCGATGCAGCAATTGCCAAAGACCCGGCGCTGTTCCCGCTGATGTCGATTTGCTCAATCCACGGCAAGCCCTCTCGCTCCCGCTATCGGGTCGTTGAACGCTTTTATCACCCGTTGGAAAACAGGACGTTACTGCCGTTGACGCGGGTACAGCTAACCCCGGAGACCGGGCGCACACATCAGCTACGCATTCACTGCCAGCAGCTGGGCCACCCCATATTGGGCTGCGACCTGTATGGCGGACGCCTGCTGCCCGGCACCGAACGCACGCCGCGTCTGATGCTGCACGCCAGTGAGTTGCATTTTGTTCATCCCATCAACGGAGAGTGGATCAAAGCCCGTCATGCCTGCCCGTTCTGA
- a CDS encoding IS3 family transposase (programmed frameshift), translating to MRKIRFTEHQIIAVLKSVEAGRTVKEVCREAAISEASYYNWKAKYGGMEAADIKKIKALEDENRRLKQMFADLSLECRALKDVIEKKPLXPAIKRELVSYLTTQFAMSIRQACRTLSLSRTVFRYQPDTRRDEAVIQRLTEAAERYPRYGFKKLFQVLRRQXHVWNHKRVHRIYCLLKLNFRRKGKQRLPVRNPAPLATPEALNQSWSIDFMHDALTCGRRFRTFNVVDDFNREALAIEIDLNIPAQRVVRVLDRIVANRGYPLKMRMDNGPELISLALAQWAEEHGVMLEFIKPGKPTQNAFIERFNRTYRTEILDFYLFRTLNEAREITERWLNEYNSERPXESLNNLTPEEYRLMAEKXEISKSVWN from the exons ATGCGTAAAATCCGATTCACCGAGCACCAGATCATCGCCGTACTGAAATCAGTCGAAGCTGGCAGGACCGTCAAAGAGGTATGTCGCGAGGCCGCTATTTCCGAAGCCAGCTACTACAACTGGAAGGCGAAATATGGCGGGATGGAAGCCGCTGATATCAAAAAGATCAAAGCTCTTGAGGACGAGAATCGTCGTCTGAAGCAGATGTTTGCCGATCTGAGTCTGGAATGCCGGGCGCTGAAAGACGTCATCGAAAAAAAGC CTTTAAANCCAGCGATAAAGCGTGAGCTCGTCAGCTATCTGACCACGCAGTTTGCGATGAGCATACGCCAGGCATGTAGGACGTTATCGCTGAGCAGGACGGTGTTTCGTTATCAACCGGATACGCGACGTGATGAAGCGGTGATCCAGAGGCTGACTGAGGCGGCTGAACGCTACCCCCGCTACGGATTTAAGAAGCTTTTCCAGGTGCTTCGCAGGCAGGNCCACGTCTGGAACCACAAGCGTGTACACCGGATTTACTGTCTGCTAAAACTGAATTTTCGTCGTAAGGGTAAGCAACGCCTGCCGGTGCGTAATCCGGCTCCGCTGGCAACGCCGGAAGCACTGAACCAAAGCTGGTCGATTGATTTTATGCACGACGCGCTGACATGTGGCCGACGTTTCCGGACTTTCAACGTCGTGGATGATTTTAACCGTGAAGCACTGGCTATCGAAATTGACCTGAATATCCCGGCGCAGCGTGTCGTCCGGGTGCTGGACAGGATAGTGGCAAACCGTGGATATCCGCTGAAGATGCGGATGGATAACGGACCGGAACTGATATCTCTGGCTCTGGCGCAATGGGCCGAAGAGCATGGCGTGATGCTGGAATTTATCAAGCCGGGTAAGCCAACACAGAACGCGTTTATAGAAAGGTTTAACCGAACGTACCGGACCGAAATACTGGATTTTTATCTGTTCAGAACACTGAATGAAGCACGGGAAATAACGGAACGCTGGCTGAATGAATACAACAGTGAGCGGCCTCANGAATCCCTGAATAACCTGACGCCGGAAGAGTATCGGCTGATGGCTGAGAAANCGGAAATCTCAAAAAGTGTGTGGAACTAA
- a CDS encoding MFS transporter translates to MRSPTEALPLTCPTSDMEENAWRRATWRILPILTVSYIFAYLDRINVGIAKLQMSSDLAFSETVYGLGAGIFFIGFFFFQIPSNMVLQRVGARRLLAALLVSWAAIAPLTALVATPWQFYTVRFLLGLTESGFYPGVILYLSLWFPSYRRGKIFALFAAAVPLSGLLGGPLSGGIMSYFHHSLGLAGWQWLFIIQGTPSLFIGALVFWLLPDRIEHAHWLDQKEKSLLNARLKEDTVQDSATEQATLNSVLRNGKLWLLALIYFCLIAGFYTVSFWLPTLVHNAGVEDVFNVGLLTAIPYAAAIVTMIVAARSADKHRERRWHLAIIAIIGAAGMVISALYSDNLWLAMCGLTLGAAGSLSTLPLFWSLPTAFLGGSMAVVGIALINSIGNLAGFVAPYLMGLLTDLTHSTLSGMVIISCTMLVGTAAIFLIPGRVVNR, encoded by the coding sequence ATGCGTTCACCAACCGAGGCTCTCCCCCTGACTTGCCCGACGAGTGACATGGAAGAAAATGCATGGAGGCGCGCCACCTGGCGCATTTTACCCATCCTGACCGTCAGCTATATTTTCGCCTATCTCGACCGCATCAACGTCGGCATTGCCAAATTACAAATGTCCAGCGATCTCGCCTTTTCTGAAACCGTGTACGGGCTGGGTGCCGGGATCTTTTTTATCGGGTTTTTCTTTTTCCAGATCCCCAGCAATATGGTGCTACAGCGCGTTGGTGCGCGCCGTCTGCTGGCCGCGCTGCTGGTCTCTTGGGCAGCTATCGCCCCGCTCACAGCCCTGGTCGCCACGCCCTGGCAGTTTTATACGGTACGCTTTTTGCTCGGCCTGACCGAATCCGGTTTCTATCCTGGCGTGATCCTCTATCTTTCGCTCTGGTTCCCTTCATACCGGCGCGGCAAAATATTTGCCCTGTTTGCCGCCGCCGTGCCGCTATCAGGACTACTCGGTGGCCCGCTTTCGGGCGGGATTATGTCGTATTTCCACCATAGCCTGGGGCTGGCGGGCTGGCAGTGGCTGTTTATCATTCAGGGTACGCCGTCGTTGTTTATTGGGGCGCTGGTGTTCTGGCTACTGCCTGACCGCATAGAGCACGCCCACTGGCTGGATCAGAAAGAAAAGTCGTTACTGAACGCGCGTCTGAAGGAAGATACCGTACAGGATAGTGCCACCGAACAGGCAACATTGAACAGCGTATTGCGTAACGGCAAGCTGTGGCTGCTGGCGTTGATTTATTTTTGCCTGATTGCCGGTTTTTACACTGTCAGTTTCTGGCTACCCACCCTGGTGCATAACGCCGGGGTAGAGGATGTATTTAACGTCGGCTTGTTGACCGCAATCCCTTATGCTGCGGCAATTGTCACGATGATCGTGGCGGCGCGTAGTGCGGATAAACACCGCGAACGCCGCTGGCATCTGGCGATTATTGCCATCATCGGCGCTGCAGGTATGGTGATTTCGGCCCTTTACAGCGACAACCTGTGGCTGGCGATGTGTGGTCTGACGCTCGGTGCTGCGGGCAGCCTGAGCACTCTGCCGCTGTTCTGGAGCCTGCCAACCGCTTTCCTTGGTGGCTCCATGGCGGTGGTCGGCATCGCTCTGATTAACTCCATTGGTAATCTGGCTGGTTTTGTCGCCCCTTATCTGATGGGGTTACTCACTGACCTGACCCACTCGACGCTGAGCGGTATGGTAATTATCTCCTGCACGATGCTGGTCGGAACGGCGGCAATCTTTCTGATCCCCGGCCGTGTTGTCAACCGCTAG
- a CDS encoding AAA family ATPase — MAVTQNYLQVPFFTANLSRKLLESFLNFKYPKHRSNLLQLMDAAAKKCVIFDSNKKEKVYRFINKYSHSAVIEMNDDIAENLMGEGRNVIGDIFSWIEEIDKIHYDEMVSICQKK; from the coding sequence GTGGCAGTTACACAGAATTATTTACAGGTTCCATTTTTTACTGCGAACCTGTCTCGCAAATTGTTAGAGTCATTCTTAAACTTCAAATATCCAAAGCACAGATCTAATTTATTACAGCTTATGGATGCCGCTGCAAAAAAATGCGTTATTTTTGATAGCAACAAAAAAGAAAAAGTTTACCGATTCATTAATAAATACTCTCATAGTGCAGTTATCGAAATGAATGATGACATTGCTGAAAACTTAATGGGTGAAGGAAGGAATGTCATCGGTGATATATTTTCCTGGATAGAGGAAATTGACAAAATTCATTACGATGAAATGGTAAGTATTTGTCAAAAAAAATGA